One segment of Prosthecobacter sp. DNA contains the following:
- a CDS encoding glutamate--tRNA ligase family protein, with the protein MSIRVRFAPSPTGDLHVGGARTALFNWLMARKHGGTFVLRVEDTDGARNTAEAAAGILKGMRWLGLDWDEGPEAGGDCGPYFQSQRKDLYDAYFKKLEDAGRVYAEHDGAMRFKFSRTAITVHDLVCGDVTFAPTEEPDMTIRRPDGSYIFHFVNVVDDIEMRISHVIRGEDHLSNTWKHIDLFNAFGATAPTYAHIPLILNPDGTKMSKRDEGSAIEHSYMNAGFLPDAVFNYLCMLGWTPKAESEKLSRTELTALFDADAIHSSNAKFDLKKAQWFNAQYLRELSPADLLKHAKPFLTAKGLAWTDDALAAAAVHSVREKVSLLTELPEWVHYFFREDFPFEADVVTKLKAKPENAGLLKAASDQLAQATEWTEQSVHDAVEAAAKALSVKPGAMMPLLRFALSGQSRGPGVTTIAQLIGKEKTLARIQRALTEVLVA; encoded by the coding sequence ATGTCCATCCGCGTCCGCTTTGCCCCCTCTCCCACCGGTGATCTCCACGTCGGAGGCGCACGCACGGCCTTGTTTAACTGGCTGATGGCCCGCAAGCACGGCGGCACGTTCGTGCTGCGGGTGGAAGACACCGATGGTGCGCGCAACACGGCTGAAGCGGCGGCGGGCATTCTCAAGGGCATGCGCTGGCTCGGGCTGGACTGGGATGAAGGCCCGGAAGCCGGCGGTGATTGCGGCCCGTATTTCCAAAGCCAACGCAAGGACCTCTACGATGCCTATTTCAAGAAGCTGGAGGACGCTGGACGCGTCTATGCCGAGCACGACGGCGCAATGCGCTTCAAATTCAGCCGCACGGCCATCACCGTGCATGATCTGGTCTGCGGCGATGTGACCTTCGCACCCACCGAGGAGCCGGACATGACGATCCGCCGCCCGGACGGCAGCTACATCTTCCATTTCGTCAATGTCGTCGATGACATCGAGATGCGCATCTCGCACGTCATTCGCGGCGAGGATCATCTGTCGAACACCTGGAAGCACATCGACCTCTTCAACGCCTTCGGTGCCACCGCGCCGACCTACGCGCACATCCCGCTGATTTTGAATCCGGACGGCACCAAGATGAGCAAGCGCGACGAAGGCAGCGCCATCGAGCACAGCTACATGAACGCCGGTTTCCTGCCCGACGCCGTGTTCAATTACCTCTGCATGCTCGGCTGGACGCCGAAGGCCGAGAGCGAAAAACTCTCCCGCACCGAACTCACCGCGCTGTTCGACGCCGACGCCATCCACAGCAGCAACGCGAAGTTCGATCTCAAGAAAGCGCAGTGGTTCAACGCCCAGTACCTGCGCGAACTGAGCCCCGCAGACCTGCTGAAGCACGCGAAGCCGTTCCTGACCGCCAAAGGCCTCGCCTGGACCGATGACGCGTTGGCCGCCGCCGCCGTTCACAGCGTACGCGAGAAGGTCAGCCTGCTCACCGAGCTGCCCGAGTGGGTGCATTACTTCTTCCGCGAGGATTTCCCCTTCGAGGCCGATGTCGTGACCAAACTGAAGGCCAAACCCGAAAACGCCGGCCTGCTCAAGGCCGCCAGCGATCAACTCGCCCAAGCCACCGAATGGACGGAGCAGAGTGTGCATGATGCCGTCGAAGCCGCCGCGAAGGCTTTGAGCGTGAAACCTGGTGCCATGATGCCACTGCTGCGTTTCGCTCTCAGCGGCCAGTCACGCGGGCCGGGTGTCACGACGATTGCGCAGTTGATTGGGAAAGAGAAGACGTTGGCAAGAATTCAGCGGGCGCTGACTGAGGTGCTGGTCGCATAG
- the galU gene encoding UTP--glucose-1-phosphate uridylyltransferase GalU, translating into MSQRVRKAVIPAAGYGTRFLPISKAVPKEMLPLVDKPVIQYVVEEAVASGIEDILIIISRSKRSIEEHFHPAFDLEAELAAKGRDADLAELRRMQTMARIHFIWQPKMGGLGDAILHARDHVGNEPFAVLLGDTVVTSYIDKPVTRQLADVVETHGGSAVALQQVPPEKVSRYGILGGNEISPGLIRATTFVEKPKPEEAPSNLAVSARYVLSPRIFDHLAKTPPGKGGELQLTDAMASLMREETLYGLRYDGARHDIGNKLDFIKANIHFGLQRDDIAPALREYLKSLV; encoded by the coding sequence ATGTCCCAACGCGTCCGCAAAGCTGTCATTCCCGCCGCTGGCTACGGCACCCGCTTCCTCCCCATCTCCAAGGCCGTGCCGAAGGAGATGCTGCCGCTGGTGGACAAGCCGGTGATCCAGTATGTCGTCGAAGAAGCCGTCGCGTCCGGCATCGAGGACATCCTCATCATCATCTCGCGCTCCAAACGTTCGATTGAGGAGCATTTTCATCCTGCCTTCGATCTCGAGGCCGAACTCGCCGCCAAAGGCCGCGATGCTGACCTCGCTGAGCTGCGCCGCATGCAGACCATGGCACGCATCCATTTCATCTGGCAGCCAAAAATGGGCGGCCTCGGCGACGCAATCCTCCATGCCCGCGATCATGTCGGCAATGAACCTTTCGCCGTTCTGCTGGGCGACACCGTCGTCACCAGCTACATTGACAAGCCTGTCACACGTCAACTGGCCGATGTCGTTGAAACGCACGGCGGTTCTGCGGTCGCGCTGCAACAAGTGCCGCCCGAAAAAGTCAGCCGCTACGGCATTCTCGGTGGCAATGAAATCTCCCCCGGCCTCATTCGTGCCACCACCTTCGTCGAGAAGCCGAAACCCGAGGAGGCGCCGTCCAATCTCGCTGTCAGTGCACGCTACGTGCTTTCGCCACGCATCTTTGACCACCTCGCCAAAACACCGCCCGGCAAAGGCGGCGAACTCCAGCTCACCGATGCGATGGCCAGCCTCATGCGCGAGGAAACACTTTATGGCCTGCGCTACGACGGCGCACGTCACGACATCGGTAACAAGCTTGATTTCATCAAGGCCAACATCCACTTCGGCCTGCAACGCGACGACATCGCCCCTGCCCTGCGCGAGTATTTGAAGTCGCTCGTTTGA
- the sppA gene encoding signal peptide peptidase SppA translates to MSNKSYGCLIVLLLLALVVSLGLNLGQFMGKLNLDVGGEAMFSTARPKRHLHETTVETAKKPTRDKIVHIDLEGIISSMDIGGLFSNAMPSVDSIKRALEQAVEDKNVKAIVLRVNSPGGEVTASDIIYNAVKKAAKEKPVVVYMDSMAASGGYYVACGATKIVASETTLTASIGVIIETMNYSELFGKVGLSMTTFTSGAFKDSLSGARPMRDDEKAYVQNLVTQMYDRFLGIVSEARGVPKDQLKNVADGRVVTGREALTAKLVDQIGYVEDAYALARELGKAADAGVVKYRQEMSLFDAFGMASAKANAQPAKVQLDLSSGLLPKLLPGVPYYLPPSFAR, encoded by the coding sequence ATGAGCAACAAATCGTATGGATGCCTGATCGTCCTGCTGCTACTCGCGCTGGTCGTGAGCCTTGGCCTGAATCTGGGCCAGTTCATGGGCAAGCTGAACCTGGATGTCGGCGGCGAGGCGATGTTTTCGACCGCACGCCCCAAACGCCATCTGCATGAAACCACCGTGGAGACGGCGAAGAAGCCGACACGTGACAAGATCGTGCACATCGACCTTGAGGGCATTATTTCGTCGATGGACATCGGCGGGCTTTTTTCGAACGCGATGCCGAGCGTGGACTCGATCAAGCGTGCGCTGGAGCAGGCGGTGGAGGACAAAAACGTGAAGGCCATCGTGCTGCGCGTGAACTCTCCCGGCGGCGAGGTGACGGCTTCGGACATCATCTACAACGCGGTGAAGAAGGCGGCCAAGGAGAAGCCGGTGGTCGTTTACATGGACTCGATGGCGGCCTCGGGCGGTTACTACGTCGCCTGCGGTGCCACGAAGATTGTGGCGAGCGAGACGACGCTCACGGCGAGCATCGGCGTGATCATCGAGACGATGAACTACAGCGAGTTGTTTGGCAAAGTGGGCCTGTCGATGACGACCTTCACCAGCGGCGCGTTCAAGGACTCGCTGAGCGGCGCACGGCCGATGCGTGACGATGAGAAGGCTTATGTGCAGAACCTTGTGACGCAGATGTATGATCGTTTTCTCGGCATCGTCTCGGAGGCGCGCGGCGTGCCCAAAGATCAGCTCAAAAACGTGGCCGATGGCCGTGTAGTAACGGGACGCGAGGCGCTGACGGCGAAGCTGGTGGATCAGATCGGCTACGTGGAGGATGCGTACGCGCTGGCGCGTGAACTCGGCAAGGCGGCGGATGCCGGCGTGGTGAAATATCGCCAGGAGATGAGCCTGTTTGATGCTTTCGGCATGGCCTCAGCCAAGGCAAACGCTCAACCGGCCAAGGTTCAGCTCGATCTCAGCAGCGGACTGCTGCCAAAACTGCTGCCGGGTGTGCCCTACTATCTGCCGCCGAGCTTTGCCCGCTGA
- a CDS encoding CPBP family intramembrane glutamic endopeptidase: MLDVPTAGVLRDLSILVSLATALALIGYRLLRHYRPEVSWNYEGQVLSRPYAVPDLLVLAGLGLFFIIAMDPQSGGEGGRSVNDSGLVVSMAFNLVVCAGLLLYLHRLRGLNPAELFGLQHLHWRSLAMVVLMFTVIILISVNLVSAATVSWLKDIWPDLQPQETVKAFESGGIGFKILVIIAAVVIAPLAEETLFRGFVYGVLKRYTDAPFAALASSLMFAIIHLHVGSLLPLWMLAVLFCLAYEITGCLLVPMLLHSIFNAMSIVGMLFLDAP, from the coding sequence ATGCTGGATGTTCCCACAGCGGGGGTCCTGCGTGACCTCTCGATCCTTGTCAGTCTCGCCACGGCGCTGGCGCTGATCGGCTATCGCCTGCTACGGCATTACCGGCCCGAGGTCTCGTGGAATTACGAAGGGCAGGTGCTCTCGCGGCCTTATGCAGTGCCGGATCTGCTGGTGCTGGCAGGACTGGGGTTGTTTTTCATCATCGCCATGGATCCGCAAAGCGGAGGTGAAGGTGGCAGGAGCGTGAATGACAGCGGCTTGGTGGTGAGCATGGCCTTCAATCTCGTCGTGTGTGCCGGACTGCTGCTCTATTTGCACCGGTTGCGCGGATTGAATCCGGCGGAGCTGTTCGGCCTGCAGCACCTGCACTGGCGGTCGCTGGCGATGGTGGTGTTGATGTTCACTGTGATCATCCTGATCTCCGTCAATCTCGTTTCCGCCGCCACCGTGAGCTGGCTGAAGGACATCTGGCCTGATCTTCAACCGCAGGAGACCGTGAAGGCGTTTGAGTCCGGCGGCATCGGTTTCAAAATTCTGGTGATCATCGCCGCCGTGGTGATCGCCCCCCTGGCCGAGGAGACGTTGTTTCGTGGCTTTGTGTATGGCGTGTTGAAGCGCTACACGGACGCCCCGTTCGCGGCACTGGCTTCATCACTCATGTTTGCGATCATCCACCTGCACGTCGGCAGCCTGCTGCCGCTGTGGATGCTCGCGGTGCTGTTCTGCCTCGCCTACGAGATCACCGGCTGCCTGTTGGTGCCGATGCTGCTACATTCGATCTTCAACGCGATGAGCATTGTCGGAATGCTGTTTCTGGATGCGCCGTGA
- the fabG gene encoding 3-oxoacyl-[acyl-carrier-protein] reductase, which translates to MGKLQDKIAVVTGAGRGIGKAIAEAFAAEGAKVAVVSRTQANAQSAADAINAAHPGAAKAYALDVADGPACAEVGKQILADFDHVDILVNNAGVTKDGLLLRMSEEDWDVVLDTNLKGAFNMVKAVQRSILKQKGARIINISSVIGLIGNAGQANYAASKAGLIGFTKSLAREFAGRGVTANCICPGFIATDMTHVLNDQVKEEILKKIPLGDLGAAEDIAAAALYLASPAARYVTGQVLAVDGGMVM; encoded by the coding sequence ATGGGCAAACTCCAGGATAAAATCGCAGTCGTCACCGGGGCCGGACGCGGCATCGGCAAAGCCATCGCAGAAGCCTTCGCCGCCGAGGGCGCGAAAGTCGCCGTCGTCAGCCGCACACAGGCGAATGCGCAAAGCGCCGCCGATGCCATCAACGCGGCACATCCCGGTGCCGCCAAGGCCTATGCACTTGATGTGGCCGATGGTCCCGCTTGTGCCGAGGTCGGGAAGCAGATTCTCGCTGATTTTGATCACGTGGACATTCTCGTGAACAACGCTGGCGTCACCAAGGACGGCCTGCTTCTGCGCATGAGCGAGGAAGATTGGGACGTCGTGCTCGACACCAACCTCAAAGGCGCCTTCAACATGGTCAAAGCCGTGCAGCGCAGCATCCTGAAGCAAAAAGGCGCGCGCATCATTAACATCAGCTCCGTCATCGGTCTCATCGGCAACGCCGGTCAGGCCAACTACGCCGCCAGCAAGGCCGGACTCATCGGCTTCACGAAGTCGCTCGCCCGTGAGTTCGCCGGACGCGGCGTCACCGCGAACTGCATCTGCCCCGGCTTCATCGCCACCGACATGACGCATGTGCTCAATGATCAGGTGAAGGAGGAGATTTTGAAGAAGATCCCGCTCGGTGATCTCGGTGCCGCCGAAGACATCGCCGCCGCCGCCCTCTACCTCGCCAGCCCGGCCGCACGCTACGTCACCGGTCAGGTGCTTGCCGTTGATGGCGGCATGGTGATGTGA
- a CDS encoding endonuclease/exonuclease/phosphatase family protein, which translates to MSVSFGGFCEVIAFLSLTGTWLGSLGRYGWMLDLLSHFRLQYILACGAVLIFALFRRRTWLVLASLISLLWNAQIVHAFHQTSDAAMIKADKPLRVMTFNVMVDNENHVAAIEHVLKADADIVCLLEVNDTWRMSLEPLRVKYPHRIEEMNDGNFGVACYTRLPLKSSEVRRFTVWALPTVLLNLDHLGRPLTVIATHPMPPMGGLSAQEWRSQLSQIGTIAASINGEVILAGDLNATPWCEGMRLLCETSGLRFSSVDPVWPPTWGLNLPMMIPIDHVLVKGGLTVRKRVIGPAMGSDHRSVLVEIGFGP; encoded by the coding sequence ATGTCCGTCTCCTTCGGGGGATTCTGCGAGGTCATCGCTTTTCTGTCACTCACGGGCACCTGGCTGGGCAGTCTGGGGCGCTATGGATGGATGCTTGATCTGCTATCGCACTTCCGTCTGCAATACATCCTCGCCTGTGGTGCCGTGCTGATCTTCGCTCTGTTTCGACGCCGCACCTGGCTGGTCCTCGCCTCTCTGATCTCGCTGCTGTGGAACGCGCAGATCGTTCATGCCTTCCACCAGACCTCCGATGCGGCGATGATCAAGGCTGACAAGCCGCTGCGGGTGATGACCTTCAATGTCATGGTGGACAATGAGAACCACGTCGCCGCCATCGAGCATGTGCTGAAGGCAGACGCGGACATCGTCTGCCTGCTTGAGGTGAACGACACCTGGCGCATGAGCCTGGAGCCGCTGCGGGTGAAATATCCGCATCGTATTGAGGAGATGAACGATGGTAATTTTGGCGTCGCCTGCTACACGCGCCTGCCATTGAAGAGCAGCGAGGTCCGCCGGTTCACGGTCTGGGCTTTGCCGACGGTCCTGCTCAATCTCGATCATCTCGGCCGCCCACTAACGGTCATCGCCACACACCCCATGCCGCCGATGGGTGGTTTGAGTGCGCAGGAGTGGCGCTCACAGCTTTCCCAGATCGGCACCATCGCAGCCAGCATCAACGGCGAGGTCATCCTGGCCGGTGATCTCAATGCCACGCCCTGGTGCGAAGGCATGCGGCTGCTATGCGAAACAAGCGGCCTGCGATTTAGCTCCGTCGATCCTGTCTGGCCTCCGACATGGGGTCTGAACCTGCCGATGATGATTCCCATCGACCATGTGCTGGTCAAAGGCGGGCTGACGGTGCGAAAGCGTGTGATCGGACCGGCGATGGGTTCAGATCACCGGTCGGTGCTGGTGGAGATTGGTTTCGGCCCGTAA
- a CDS encoding DUF4340 domain-containing protein, whose product MKKIIILLVVLVALVGAALYQQKDRKSRLSTGSRKGTDLRELLIPDFDVNSVQKIRIKDAQDEVNVVLSGTTWTVAERGGYEASFDKISRALLALKEQKISRKQFVGKESWGKVGVQPPGEPNAYGIGTLVELLDTKGNIKKSLVLGGNVTSSGNQNASPFGGNSERLVRMVNPDDGETIWTVGNTFADLESKADTWLEKAFFDVQKVKSVEVTAAKPEDSWKASRPDAEATEFTLEGAKPGEKLDNGKTNLTSLLSSPTFNDVLVKDKAAASLKDAVKAKLVTFEGFTYNVQAVKKNVDGTDKYYLSVTISADLPKERAPVKDEKPEDKKTNDEAFAAEKKKQEEKLTAEKKLEGWVYEVTEYTVSNLLKKRGEILAEPETKGSPVGVPATGGSPTGLPDVKKMLEGLKPAPAAPGLTTPASPLPEAPKPEIKPAPAPGANPVTGEKPAAKPAADAAKK is encoded by the coding sequence ATGAAAAAGATCATCATTCTGCTCGTCGTGCTCGTCGCGCTCGTCGGAGCCGCTCTTTATCAGCAGAAGGACCGCAAATCCCGTCTCAGCACCGGTTCCCGCAAGGGCACGGACTTGCGCGAGCTGCTCATTCCTGACTTCGACGTGAACAGCGTCCAGAAAATCCGCATCAAGGATGCCCAGGACGAGGTCAACGTTGTCCTCAGCGGCACCACCTGGACCGTCGCCGAGCGCGGCGGTTATGAGGCCAGCTTCGACAAGATCAGCCGCGCCCTCCTCGCCCTCAAGGAGCAGAAGATCAGCCGCAAGCAGTTCGTCGGCAAGGAATCCTGGGGCAAGGTCGGCGTTCAGCCTCCCGGCGAGCCCAATGCCTACGGCATCGGCACCCTCGTCGAACTGCTCGACACCAAGGGCAACATCAAGAAGTCCCTCGTCCTCGGCGGCAACGTCACCAGTTCTGGCAATCAGAACGCTTCCCCCTTCGGTGGCAACAGCGAGCGTCTCGTGCGCATGGTGAACCCAGACGACGGCGAAACCATCTGGACCGTGGGCAACACCTTCGCCGACCTCGAAAGCAAGGCCGACACCTGGCTGGAGAAGGCCTTCTTCGACGTGCAGAAGGTCAAGTCCGTCGAAGTCACCGCCGCCAAACCCGAAGACTCCTGGAAAGCCTCCCGCCCCGATGCCGAGGCCACCGAGTTCACCCTCGAAGGGGCCAAGCCCGGCGAAAAACTCGACAACGGCAAGACCAACCTCACCAGCCTCCTCTCCAGCCCTACCTTCAACGACGTGCTGGTCAAGGACAAGGCCGCCGCCAGCCTGAAGGACGCCGTGAAGGCGAAGCTCGTCACCTTCGAGGGCTTCACCTACAACGTCCAGGCCGTGAAAAAGAACGTGGACGGCACGGACAAATACTATCTCTCCGTCACCATCAGCGCCGACCTCCCCAAGGAACGCGCCCCCGTGAAGGATGAAAAGCCCGAGGACAAAAAGACCAACGACGAGGCCTTCGCCGCCGAAAAGAAAAAGCAGGAGGAAAAGCTCACTGCTGAGAAGAAACTCGAAGGCTGGGTCTATGAGGTCACCGAATACACCGTGAGCAACCTCCTCAAGAAACGCGGCGAAATTCTTGCCGAGCCGGAGACGAAGGGCTCCCCCGTCGGTGTTCCCGCCACAGGTGGAAGTCCCACCGGCCTGCCCGATGTGAAAAAGATGCTCGAAGGCCTGAAGCCCGCCCCGGCCGCTCCGGGTCTCACCACGCCCGCCTCCCCGCTGCCCGAAGCGCCCAAGCCGGAGATCAAACCCGCGCCTGCTCCCGGAGCCAATCCCGTCACCGGCGAAAAACCTGCCGCCAAACCCGCTGCCGACGCCGCGAAGAAGTAG
- a CDS encoding GldG family protein yields MSVNLNSKQATTGITAVLVIAIIVVLNFLVGGLGFGNFRIDLTEDRIYTLSQGTKNILSRLNEDEPVTIRYYYTTDDRVMPNVLKPHVRAVEDLLLELVKASGDKIILETIHPNPNTEEEDKAREDEIQDMGPVNQEGDKIYLGLAIQCLDQKEVIPFLNPPAPNEGSAVEYDIARAISKVIKPAKNVVGVMSSIPVMGSPMYPFQKQRGQEPWVVVQQLRADYEVVEVPMGTDKIDSNIKVLLVLHPADIMESAEYAIDQFLLGGGKVIALVDPNSVVAQAFSGQQNPMTGQPGGQINTASDLKNLFKSWGIGFKNDMVVADMNYRGMLQGRNNPTALQLPAAAISREDRITSGLNSLTMVTSGSFSIDKRDGIDADTLVTSSEESAMIDIADAEKARSPQGLTTFNSGGRKQILAVRLTGKFKTAFPDGKPTKAPGKPDTGGAQDEAKPAPVTVTTPPVAVPAAAPTPATAPVAAPAAVPSAAPAPAAEKKEEPKKDDGSLKESANSEGVVILFADVDMLYDAFCVQQDPMTGMLVSRTGNLPAILNAVEVLSGGGDLLQVRNRKSAVRPFSTIKEMREKVESRFRPQLMALEAERQKTAEKMGSLRLKRDSKGKGFIVDPQQQKDLEALMQNDVDLSRKVRDIKKEQNKEIEYTKTMLKWLNFLAVPLLVSCAGILLAIRRRAVTAAV; encoded by the coding sequence ATGAGCGTGAATCTCAACAGCAAGCAAGCCACCACCGGCATCACCGCCGTCCTGGTGATCGCCATTATCGTCGTCCTGAACTTCCTCGTCGGCGGCCTCGGTTTCGGCAACTTCCGTATCGACCTCACCGAGGACCGCATCTACACCCTCTCCCAGGGCACGAAGAACATTCTCAGCCGTCTCAACGAGGATGAGCCGGTCACCATCCGTTATTACTACACCACGGATGACCGCGTGATGCCGAACGTCCTCAAGCCGCATGTGCGGGCCGTGGAGGATCTCCTGCTGGAACTCGTGAAGGCCTCCGGCGACAAGATCATCCTCGAAACCATCCACCCGAATCCGAACACGGAGGAGGAGGACAAGGCGCGTGAGGATGAAATCCAGGACATGGGGCCCGTGAACCAGGAGGGGGATAAAATCTACCTCGGTCTCGCCATCCAGTGCCTGGATCAGAAGGAGGTCATCCCCTTCCTCAATCCGCCGGCACCGAATGAAGGCTCCGCCGTCGAGTATGACATCGCCCGCGCCATTTCGAAGGTCATCAAGCCGGCGAAAAACGTCGTCGGCGTCATGAGTTCCATTCCAGTCATGGGTTCGCCCATGTATCCGTTCCAAAAACAACGCGGGCAGGAGCCCTGGGTGGTCGTTCAGCAGCTTCGTGCCGACTATGAGGTCGTCGAGGTGCCGATGGGAACCGACAAGATCGACTCCAACATCAAGGTGCTCCTCGTGTTGCATCCGGCGGACATCATGGAAAGCGCCGAATACGCCATCGACCAGTTCCTGCTTGGCGGCGGCAAGGTCATCGCCCTCGTCGATCCAAACAGCGTCGTCGCCCAGGCCTTCAGTGGTCAGCAGAATCCGATGACCGGCCAGCCCGGCGGCCAGATCAACACCGCCTCCGACCTGAAAAATCTCTTCAAGTCCTGGGGCATCGGTTTCAAGAACGACATGGTCGTCGCCGACATGAACTACCGCGGCATGCTGCAAGGTCGCAACAACCCCACCGCGCTGCAACTGCCTGCGGCAGCCATCAGCCGCGAGGATCGCATCACCTCTGGCCTCAACTCGCTCACCATGGTCACCTCCGGTTCGTTCAGCATCGACAAACGTGACGGCATTGACGCTGACACCCTGGTCACCAGCTCGGAAGAATCTGCCATGATCGACATCGCTGATGCGGAAAAAGCGCGTTCGCCGCAGGGTCTCACCACCTTCAATTCCGGTGGTCGCAAGCAGATCCTCGCCGTCCGTTTGACCGGCAAATTTAAAACCGCCTTCCCGGACGGCAAACCTACCAAGGCCCCGGGCAAACCTGACACGGGCGGTGCTCAAGACGAAGCGAAGCCCGCGCCTGTCACAGTCACCACGCCGCCGGTAGCTGTTCCCGCCGCCGCTCCCACCCCGGCTACTGCACCTGTGGCAGCTCCCGCTGCTGTACCGTCCGCCGCACCTGCACCAGCGGCTGAGAAGAAAGAAGAGCCGAAGAAGGACGACGGTTCCCTCAAGGAATCCGCCAACAGTGAAGGTGTCGTCATCCTCTTCGCCGATGTGGACATGCTCTATGACGCCTTTTGCGTGCAGCAGGATCCCATGACCGGCATGCTCGTTTCCCGCACCGGCAATCTGCCGGCGATCTTGAACGCCGTGGAAGTCCTCTCCGGTGGTGGCGATCTCCTTCAGGTGCGCAACCGCAAGTCCGCCGTGCGTCCCTTCAGCACCATCAAGGAAATGCGCGAGAAGGTGGAAAGCCGTTTCCGCCCGCAGTTGATGGCCTTGGAGGCCGAGCGCCAGAAAACTGCCGAGAAAATGGGCTCTCTGCGCCTGAAGCGCGATTCCAAAGGCAAGGGCTTCATTGTCGATCCTCAGCAGCAGAAGGACCTCGAGGCACTCATGCAGAACGATGTCGATCTCTCCCGCAAGGTGCGCGACATCAAGAAGGAGCAGAACAAGGAGATCGAGTACACCAAGACCATGCTCAAATGGCTGAATTTCCTCGCCGTGCCGCTGCTCGTCAGTTGCGCCGGCATCCTGCTCGCCATCCGCCGTCGTGCCGTCACCGCCGCGGTTTGA
- a CDS encoding ABC transporter permease encodes MSNRDIQNTVAVFKREFLAYFNSPVLYVIVVIFLLASMGFPFFFSRILDSEDVSLTERFFVWHPWIYTVLAPAVGMRLWSEEHRLGTIELLLTMPVSPWQAILGKFFAASCVWLIGLTLTFPIVWTVCYLGDPDMGPIISGYIASYLYALACLSVTCAVSAITRSQVVCFIVSVAFCMVIALIGDPGVTHTIVSTVPDWAEGVVRFISYFSFMDHFYELTKGIFVFRDVLYFLSVIVVTLFITNQALRAKRA; translated from the coding sequence ATGAGCAACCGCGACATTCAAAACACCGTGGCCGTCTTCAAACGGGAGTTTCTGGCCTACTTCAATTCGCCCGTGCTTTACGTCATCGTCGTCATCTTCCTGCTGGCGTCGATGGGCTTTCCCTTCTTCTTCTCACGCATCCTCGACAGCGAGGACGTTTCGTTGACGGAACGCTTCTTCGTCTGGCATCCATGGATTTACACCGTGCTCGCGCCCGCCGTCGGCATGCGCCTTTGGTCAGAAGAGCACCGTCTCGGCACGATTGAGCTGTTGCTGACCATGCCGGTGTCACCCTGGCAGGCCATTCTCGGCAAATTCTTCGCCGCCTCGTGCGTCTGGCTCATCGGCCTCACACTGACCTTCCCCATCGTGTGGACCGTCTGCTACCTCGGTGATCCTGACATGGGCCCGATCATCAGCGGCTACATCGCCAGCTACCTTTACGCGCTGGCCTGCCTCTCCGTCACCTGCGCGGTGAGCGCCATCACGCGCAGCCAGGTGGTGTGCTTCATCGTCAGCGTGGCCTTCTGCATGGTCATAGCCCTCATCGGCGATCCGGGCGTCACACACACCATCGTCAGCACGGTTCCGGACTGGGCGGAGGGTGTCGTGCGGTTCATCAGCTACTTCAGCTTCATGGATCACTTCTATGAGCTGACCAAGGGCATTTTTGTCTTCCGCGATGTGCTCTACTTCCTCTCCGTCATCGTCGTGACTCTCTTCATCACCAACCAGGCACTGCGTGCCAAACGCGCCTGA